One stretch of Juglans microcarpa x Juglans regia isolate MS1-56 chromosome 3D, Jm3101_v1.0, whole genome shotgun sequence DNA includes these proteins:
- the LOC121256231 gene encoding late embryogenesis abundant protein At1g64065-like: MTGDKDARRKRNMKWLAYIVAGVIAQTAIIVVFVLLVMRIRNLKVRIDSVTVENVNATSSSSSPSFNMKLTALVTVKNTNFGHFKFDDSTATISYRGAEVGKGTIPKARAKARSTRKLNVTVPVSSSKLSTNSSSLVSDIESGILPLSSHAKLNGKIHLFKIFKKKKSAEMNCTMEVDTKKNAIQKLTCK; the protein is encoded by the coding sequence ATGACTGGCGACAAAGATGCACGTCGTAAAAGAAACATGAAGTGGTTGGCATACATAGTTGCCGGGGTCATAGCACAAACCGCGATCATAGTAGTCTTTGTGCTGCTGGTTATGCGCATCCGGAATCTTAAGGTCCGGATAGATTCAGTCACGGTGGAAAATGTTAACGCGACTTCCTCCTCGTCCTCACCCTCCTTTAACATGAAACTTACTGCTCTTGTCACCGTCAAAAACACCAATTTCGGTCACTTCAAATTCGATGACAGCACGGCTACAATTTCGTATAGAGGTGCTGAGGTTGGAAAGGGCACTATACCTAAGGCGCGCGCCAAGGCTCGATCGACCAGGAAGCTTAATGTCACGGTGCCGGTGAGTTCAAGCAAATTATCGACGAATTCTAGCAGCTTGGTTAGTGACATCGAGTCGGGGATTTTGCCGCTTAGCAGTCATGCCAAACTCAATGGGAAGATTCATTTGTTCAAgatttttaagaagaaaaaatctgCGGAAATGAATTGTACCATGGAGGTTGATACCAAAAAGAATGCTATCCAGAAATTGACATGCAAATGA
- the LOC121255745 gene encoding LOW QUALITY PROTEIN: UDP-glycosyltransferase 88A1-like (The sequence of the model RefSeq protein was modified relative to this genomic sequence to represent the inferred CDS: inserted 1 base in 1 codon): MEEAIVLYPTPAIGHLISMVELGKLILTHRSSLTIHILVAPPPYNAGSTTPYISSVSATIPSITFHSLPNVTLPPTISPHHETLTFELLRLNNTNVHQSLVSISERYSIHALIMDFFCSQALSVATNLNIPXYYYFTSPASSLAFFLYFPTLHRNTTKSFKDLNTLLEFPGAPPVPSSDVPKPVLDRFDKAYDYFLDCSIIVAKSAGILVNTFQSLESRAIGALSNGQCIPDGPTPPIYCVGPLIASIDNSTGGHVTVPECLNWLELQPSQSVVFLCFGSLGLFSTEQLKEIALGLEKSGIRFLWVLRNPPTQAHSLATSVQSHEPDLDSLLPEGFLERTKERGLVVKSWAPQVAVLNHEAVGGFVTHCGWNSVLESICAGVPMIAWPLYAEQRINRVSMVKEMRIALPMNESENGFVSAAEVEKRVRELMDSDKGKLIRERTLAMKNEAKTVLNEEEGSSRVALNNFFESWKNTS, encoded by the exons ATGGAGGAGGCAATAGTTCTGTACCCAACACCAGCCATAGGGCATCTGATCTCCATGGTGGAGCTTGGAAAACTAATTCTAACCCACCGGTCTTCCCTCACTATCCACATACTCGTTGCCCCCCCACCCTACAACGCTGGTTCCACCACTCCTTACATATCCTCTGTCTCTGCCACCATCCCTTCCATTACCTTTCACAGTCTCCCCAACGTTACTCTCCCACCCACCATTTCTCCCCACCATGAAACCCTTACCTTTGAGCTCCTCCGTCTCAACAACACCAATGTTCACCAATCTCTCGTATCTATCTCCGAACGTTACTCCATCCACGCCCTCATCATGGACTTCTTCTGCTCTCAAGCTCTCTCTGTTGCAACCAACCTCAACATCC GCTACTACTACTTCACTTCCCCTGCCAGTAGTCTTGCTTTCTTCCTATACTTTCCAACCTTGCACAGAAACACCACTAAAAGCTTCAAAGACCTTAACACCCTTCTTGAGTTTCCCGGCGCACCACCCGTGCCATCCTCGGATGTGCCGAAACCTGTTCTCGACCGTTTTGACAAGGCGTACGATTACTTTCTAGATTGCTCGATCATCGTGGCTAAATCAGCAGGAATACTCGTCAACACTTTTCAGTCGCTGGAATCGAGAGCTATCGGAGCTCTGTCAAATGGACAATGCATCCCTGACGGTCCCACGCCTCCTATTTACTGCGTAGGGCCACTGATAGCATCTATTGATAATAGTACTGGCGGTCACGTGACTGTGCCTGAGTGCTTAAATTGGCTCGAATTGCAACCGAGTCAAAGCGTCgtgtttttatgttttggaaGCTTGGGGTTGTTCTCAACGGAACAGCTGAAGGAGATAGCTTTAGGGTTGGAAAAGAGCGGCATAAGGTTCTTGTGGGTGCTACGCAATCCGCCTACTCAGGCCCATAGCTTGGCCACCTCTGTCCAATCTCATGAGCCAGACTTGGACTCGTTGCTTCCTGAGGGTTTCTTGGAGAGGACCAAGGAGAGGGGACTGGTAGTGAAGTCCTGGGCACCACAAGTGGCCGTATTGAATCACGAGGCGGTGGGTGGATTTGTGACACATTGTGGATGGAACTCGGTATTGGAATCGATATGCGCGGGTGTGCCGATGATCGCTTGGCCGCTCTATGCTGAGCAAAGGATCAATAGGGTGTCAATGGTGAAAGAAATGAGAATTGCTTTGCCAATGAACGAGTCGGAGAACGGGTTTGTGAGCGCAGCCGAGGTGGAGAAGCGAGTCAGAGAGCTAATGGACTCGGACAAAGGTAAGTTAATCAGGGAGAGAACCTTGGCTATGAAAAACGAAGCTAAAACTGTACTCAATGAGGAGGAGGGATCATCGCGCGTGGCACTGAACAACTTCTTTGAGTCGTGGAAAAATACCAGTTGA
- the LOC121255319 gene encoding receptor-like protein EIX2 translates to MEKKKTSAWVVLLHWYLSLATTISTPCHGNRNPVISCREREREALLSFRKSITDPSNQLSSWVGEECCKWKRISCDNLTGHVVKLDLRNPKDPNTAFDAFNQSKLGGVINDSLSELKHLRYLDLSFNGFGQNRIPSFFGCLANLRYLNLGYSGFEGAIPPQLSNLSNLRYLDIRGLDLRVDDLEWLSHLSSLKFLDMSEISLDAVPNWLQVMNILPSLSELHLSGCQLHNYDPMISYVNFSSLNVLDLSFNNFTDSKFSWLYNLTSLVNLNLGSCAIQVQIQVIFEKMIHMSNLRNLHLCGNKFFNTRSDWLYNITSLEKLDLSQNQIRGVLPSVIGQFSQLTYLDLSKNLLEGKLPRSLVNLCNLQHLDLSSNRLEGGINELLGQSSACGIKNLQFLSLAMNQLSGTLPDHLGKHEKISVLILHSNKFSGPIPESIGKLSSLKLLILFDNKLNGTIPESFGQLSNHEEIDISDNVLKGSVSYIHLSKLTRLKNFSTSSNPLTLNVSSNWVPPFRLQNLKMKSWKLGPRFPAWLQSQDELQVLDLSNTSISDLIPHWFWTHFPKIRQLDLSQNQIRGSIPSLSFVREVNLGSNNFTGPLPNISSTISGLDLSNNAFSGSLDLIVCEQKDRMNDLVILDLSRNVLSGEIPDCWMNYSNLQMLYLGDNKLTGNVPSSLGKLSSLQSLSLNKNNLSGSLPFSLQSFKELELLDLSENHFTGGLPNIRYLGNTLYKLKVIVLRSNKFDGGIPQELCHLNFLHILDLAHNNLSGHIPLCFGNFSAMRAQDSTRVLNFLSERASLVTKRKAYEYSKTLALVTSMDLSCNSLSGHIPEELTNLYAMRFLNLSYNQLRGKIPERIGGLTSLETLDISMNKLTGAIPHGMANLTFLSHLNLSYNHFSGRIPKGSQFQTFTALSFIGNRDLCGFPLTVNCSEDYNAVDTNVDNDKNGGWIEMKWFYLSTPLGFVVGFWGVLGPLAFNRAWRCAYYKFFDDLKYKVFG, encoded by the coding sequence atggagaagaagaagaccaGTGCTTGGGTGGTCCTTTTGCATTGGTATCTTTCCTTAGCAACTACCATATCTACTCCATGTCATGGAAATCGAAATCCTGTCATCTCAtgcagagaaagagaaagagaagctCTTCTGAGCTTCAGAAAGAGTATCACAGATCCTTCGAATCAACTCTCATCTTGGGTTGGTGAAGAGTGTTGCAAGTGGAAACGAATTAGCTGTGACAATCTGACTGGGCATGTTGTCAAGCTAGACCTCCGAAATCCAAAAGATCCCAATACTGCATTTGACGCTTTTAACCAGTCAAAGTTGGGAGGGGTCATAAATGATTCTCTTTCGGAGTTAAAACATCTTCGCTATTTGGACTTGAGTTTTaatggttttggacaaaatcgtATCCCAAGCTTCTTTGGTTGCCTTGCGAATTTAAGATATCTAAATTTGGGATATTCGGGTTTCGAGGGTGCGATTCCTCCTCAACTGTCAAATCTCTCGAACTTACGTTATCTTGACATCCGAGGTCTCGACTTGAGAGTTGATGATCTAGAATGGTTATCACATCTGTCGTCGCTAAAATTTCTGGACATGAGTGAGATATCTCTTGATGCAGTCCCAAACTGGTTACAGGTGATGAACATACTTCCTTCTTTGTCAGAATTACACTTGTCTGGTTGTCAGCTTCATAACTACGATCCCATGATTTCTTACGTTAATTTTTCGTCTCTCAACGTTCTTGATCTTTCCTTCAACAACTTTACGGATTCAAAATTTTCCTGGTTATATAATCTTACTTCTCTTGTTAACCTCAATTTAGGTTCTTGTGCTATTCAGGTTCAAATTCAAGTTATTTTCGAAAAAATGATTCACATGTCTAACCTGAGAAATCTACATCTTTGTGGTAACAAATTCTTTAACACACGATCTGACTGGTTATACAATATAACTTCTCTTGAAAAACTTGATCTTTCACAAAACCAAATTCGAGGTGTACTCCCTAGTGTCATTGGACAGTTTTCCCAACTGACCTATCTTGATCTATCAAAGAATCTGCTTGAAGGAAAATTACCTAGATCCTTGGTAAATCTTTGCAATCTACAGCATTTAGATTTATCAAGCAACAGACTCGAGGGAGGTATCAATGAACTTTTAGGACAGTCGTCTGCATGTGGcataaaaaatttacagtttTTAAGTCTGGCCATGAATCAACTTTCGGGTACTCTTCCCGATCACTTGGggaaacatgaaaaaatatctGTTCTCATACTTCACTCAAACAAATTTTCTGGTCCAATTCCCGAGTCTATAGGGAAACTGTCATCATTGAAGTTGTTAATCCTCTTTGACAATAAATTAAACGGAACGATTCCTGAAAGTTTTGGGCAGCTTTCAAATCATGAAGAGATAGACATTTCTGACAACGTTTTGAAGGGTTCTGTCTCTTACATTCATCTTTCCAAGTTGACAAGATTGAAAAACTTTTCGACCTCTTCAAACCCCTTGACTTTGAATGTAAGCTCTAATTGGGTTCCTCCTTTCCGACTTCAAAATCTTAAGATGAAATCATGGAAACTAGGGCCACGATTTCCTGCATGGCTTCAATCACAAGATGAGCTTCAAGTGCTAGATTTATCGAATACAAGTATTTCAGATCTAATCCCTCACTGGTTTTGGACCCACTTTCCAAAGATCAGGCAACTAGATCTTTCTCAAAACCAGATTCGTGGCAGCATTCCAAGTTTATCTTTTGTAAGAGAAGTCAATCTTGGCTCAAACAACTTCACAGGCCCATTGCCCAATATCTCTTCCACAATTTCAGGATTAGATCTTTCCAACAACGCATTTAGTGGGTCTCTTGATCTCATTGTTTGTGAACAGAAAGATAGAATGAATGATCTGGTTATCCTTGATCTATCCAGAAATGTTTTATCCGGAGAAATTCCCGACTGTTGGATGAACTACTCTAATTTACAAATGTTATACTTGGGGGACAATAAGCTGACAGGAAATGTACCCAGCTCCTTGGGTAAGCTATCTTCACTTCAATCATTATCCTTGAACAAAAACAACTTGTCCGGAAGTTTACCATTTTCCTTGCAGAGTTTCAAAGAGTTAGAGCTTTTAGATCTCAGTGAGAATCATTTCACCGGTGGCTTACCCAATATTCGGTACTTGGGAAATACTTTGTACAAGCTTAAGGTTATCGTGCTTCGCTCAAACAAGTTCGATGGCGGTATTCCACAGGAGCTTTGTCACCTCAACTTTCTTCATATCTTGGATCTTGCGCATAACAACTTGTCAGGACATATTCCACTATGCTTTGGGAATTTCAGTGCCATGAGGGCGCAGGACTCCACAAGAGTCTTGAATTTTCTCTCAGAAAGGGCATCCTTGGTAACGAAGAGAAAAGCGTATGAATATAGCAAAACGCTTGCACTTGTCACAAGCATGGACCTTTCCTGCAACAGTTTAAGTGGGCATATCCCCGAGGAACTCACCAATCTCTACGCGATGCGATTCTTGAACCTATCCTACAATCAGCTTCGAGGGAAGATTCCTGAGAGGATTGGGGGCTTGACATCATTGGAGACTCTCGATATCTCAATGAATAAACTCACAGGTGCAATACCTCATGGCATGGCGAATTTAACATTCCTGAGTCATTTGAACTTGTCATACAACCACTTCTCTGGTAGAATTCCCAAGGGATCTCAGTTCCAAACCTTTACTGCACTGAGTTTCATTGGGAATCGTGACCTTTGTGGCTTTCCTCTCACAGTCAACTGTAGCGAAGATTACAATGCAGTTGACACAAATGTTGACAACGATAAAAACGGTGGATGGATTGAGATGAAGTGGTTTTATTTGAGCACGCCATTGGGATTTGTGGTAGGTTTTTGGGGTGTGTTGGGTCCATTAGCATTTAACAGGGCTTGGAGATGTGCTTACTACAAGTTTTTCGATGACTTGAAGTATAAAGTCTTTGGCTAG